The following are encoded together in the Cuculus canorus isolate bCucCan1 chromosome 31, bCucCan1.pri, whole genome shotgun sequence genome:
- the C31H6orf136 gene encoding uncharacterized protein C6orf136 homolog, with protein sequence MRVGGASAAAQAQSEEAPARGEARRSRGGQVGGGTAMYRHGRAAAAAVSRLRPATPLCAWAPHSAHGAAPDPPRRRYRARPQPLPPCPPAMGQPLCPPAGLEVTMVDGEREDDIAVRDPPGPPVLLLRPTAAPHGEAPAPHTPPPSMDEHLALMHQKLQHELPNFLLKVPDYSLYAPDVEFIHRPLRLRTRGRALYAVALALCRALLWGYFAGVRLEVLALTRHREDGSVRARWRLTGVPLPLLLLRGLRRDKSHLLRSYDAFSTFFLNSQGLIRCHYVDKVMPAPTALPEPKKLLVAAAVTVALAEPGVRLALKPSATSGDT encoded by the exons ATGCGCGTGGGCGGAGCTTCGGCGGCCGCGCAGGCGCAGTCCGAGGAAGCGCCGGCCCGAGGCGAGGCGAGGCGAAGCCGGGGGGGGCAGGTGGGGGGGGGTACCGCCATGTACCGGCACGGccgggccgccgccgccgccgtcTCCCGACTCCGTCCCGCCACCCCGCTCTGCGCCTGGGCCCCGCACAGCGCCCATGGAGCCGCGCCCGACCCGCCGCGCCGCCGCTACCGAGCGCGGCCGCAg cccctgcccccctgccccccggctatggggcagccgcTGTGCCCCCCGGCGGGGCTGGAGGTGACGATGGTGGACGGAGAGCGTGAGGACGACATCGCGGTGCGggaccccccgggaccccctgtgctgctgctgcgcCCCACGGCGGCGCCCCACGGCGAAGCCCCCGCGCCCCACACGCCGCCCCCCAGCATGGACGAGCACCTGGCCCTCATGCACCAGAAACTGCAGCACGAg CTCCCCAATTTCCTGCTGAAGGTTCCCGACTATTCCCTCTACGCCCCCGACGTGGAGTTCATCCACCGCCCCCTGCGGCTGCGCACACG GGGCCGCGCGCTGTACGCGGTGGCGCTGGCGCTGTGCCGGGCGCTGCTCTGGGGGTACTTTGCCGGAGTGCGTTTGGAGGTTCTGGCGCTGACGCGACACCGCGAGGACGGCTCCGTGCGCGCCCGCTGGCGCCTGACGGGAGTgccgctgccgctgctgctgctgcgcgGCCTGCGCCGCGACAAGAGCCACCTCCTCCG gtCCTATGACGCCTTCTCCACCTTCTTCCTCAACTCGCAGGGGCTCATCCGCTGCCACTACGTGGACAAG gtgaTGCCGGCGCCCACGGCGCTCCCCGAGCCCAAGAAGCTGTTGGTGGCCGCGGCGGTGACGGTGGCTTTGGCCGAGCCGGGTGTGCGCCTGGCGCTGAAACCCTCGGCCACCTCAGGGGACACCTGA